The following coding sequences are from one Lolium rigidum isolate FL_2022 chromosome 6, APGP_CSIRO_Lrig_0.1, whole genome shotgun sequence window:
- the LOC124664215 gene encoding uncharacterized protein LOC124664215 — MSSALSLPMMRPAAGLGFQQHGSAPSNGRMLQPRKLQAAATTSVRCGGFRRDNYGGALADEGMTVLRRRIREARMAETNYEAPAGWAAWEKRYYRTYVSDVSALTGALQLMAMGTRPSVAVAVAALVLGGVPVSAAVALHLLGQVAGAVVQHS; from the coding sequence ATGTCGTCTGCCCTCTCACTTCCAATGATGCGGCCAGCAGCCGGACTTGGTTTCCAGCAGCACGGGTCAGCGCCGAGCAACGGCCGGATGCTGCAGCCGAGGAAGCTGCAGGCGGCGGCTACGACGTCGGTGCGCTGCGGCGGCTTCCGAAGGGACAACTACGGAGGCGCGCTGGCGGACGAGGGCATGACGGTGCTGCGGCGGAGGATCCGGGAGGCGAGGATGGCGGAGACCAACTACGAGGCGCCGGCCGGGTGGGCAGCATGGGAGAAGCGCTACTACCGGACCTACGTCTCCGACGTGTCCGCCCTCACCGGCGCGCTGCAGCTGATGGCGATGGGCACCAGGCCCAGCGTCGCTGTTGCCGTGGCCGCGCTAGTGCTCGGCGGCGTGCCTGTCTCCGCCGCCGTTGCCCTGCACCTCCTCGGGCAGGTCGCGGGAGCCGTTGTGCAGCATTCTTGA